A portion of the Calothrix sp. 336/3 genome contains these proteins:
- a CDS encoding helix-hairpin-helix domain-containing protein translates to MKKIGYVCLAIATCAVVSLTSCNQTTPTANNSPAAPSANSTIQTTETSSQTSHNTHSKQININNAILSELDKLEAKLGIPALSNKIQANKPYANPEELVTKKIITQEQFNQIKDMVTVQEIVLTGEAKDIDYMTKLGLMKGHLYVAKELLDQNQPKQAEPHIGHPVEEIYVDVEEQLNERKVKEFKTTLGNFQDLVKSNPKDVKVKTDYTASIKAVETAIAALPGEQRSQPKFVLQVINGLLDTANSEYGAAVAGGKISAIIEYQDSRGFVIYANELYKDISEQMAKDHPEAHKLIVANMLELTKNWPTAIAPAKPVKTTDEISKLVKAIEQESQKVVGKS, encoded by the coding sequence ATGAAAAAAATTGGTTATGTGTGTTTGGCAATAGCGACTTGTGCCGTTGTTTCCTTAACTTCCTGCAATCAGACAACCCCAACAGCGAATAATTCTCCAGCAGCCCCATCTGCCAATTCGACTATCCAAACTACTGAGACTTCCAGCCAGACTAGTCATAATACTCACAGCAAACAAATCAATATCAATAATGCAATTCTCTCGGAACTAGATAAATTGGAAGCTAAACTGGGAATTCCAGCATTATCTAACAAGATTCAGGCAAATAAACCATACGCAAATCCTGAGGAGCTAGTCACTAAAAAGATAATCACTCAGGAACAGTTCAATCAAATTAAAGATATGGTAACAGTGCAAGAGATTGTACTTACTGGTGAGGCAAAAGATATTGATTACATGACAAAGTTAGGTTTAATGAAAGGACATCTTTATGTAGCCAAAGAATTATTAGACCAAAATCAACCAAAACAAGCTGAACCTCATATAGGTCATCCCGTTGAGGAAATTTATGTTGATGTGGAAGAGCAGTTAAATGAGCGTAAAGTGAAAGAATTTAAGACAACATTGGGCAATTTTCAAGATTTAGTAAAATCTAATCCCAAGGATGTCAAAGTCAAAACGGACTATACCGCTTCCATAAAAGCAGTGGAGACAGCGATCGCCGCCTTACCTGGAGAGCAACGTTCTCAACCAAAATTTGTATTACAGGTAATTAATGGTTTACTGGATACAGCTAATTCCGAGTATGGTGCAGCAGTTGCAGGTGGAAAAATATCCGCAATTATTGAGTATCAAGATTCTCGCGGGTTTGTCATCTATGCCAATGAATTATACAAAGATATTTCTGAGCAAATGGCTAAAGATCATCCCGAAGCACACAAATTGATTGTAGCGAATATGCTAGAACTCACAAAAAATTGGCCCACTGCAATTGCTCCAGCTAAACCTGTGAAAACTACCGATGAAATCAGCAAGCTCGTCAAAGCTATTGAGCAAGAATCTCAAAAAGTAGTCGGAAAATCTTAG
- a CDS encoding class I SAM-dependent methyltransferase: MANQTLGLEQSLYEYLLSVSLREAAVLKELRQETAKHPMGNMQIAPEQGQFMALLVKLIGAKKTLEIGVFTGYSSLAVALALPADGKIVACDVSEEYTAIARRYWQKAGVADKINLQIAPAIETLENLLANGEAATFDFAFIDADKSNYDPYYELALQLIRPGGLIAIDNVLWSGQVADPLVQDNRTNKIRALNTKLHQDKRISLSLVPIADGLTLAVKN, from the coding sequence ATGGCAAATCAAACACTGGGATTAGAGCAGAGTCTTTATGAATATCTCCTCTCCGTATCTCTGAGAGAAGCTGCGGTATTAAAAGAGCTAAGACAAGAAACAGCAAAGCATCCCATGGGAAATATGCAAATTGCTCCTGAACAAGGTCAATTCATGGCGCTTTTAGTGAAATTAATCGGTGCAAAAAAGACCCTAGAAATAGGCGTATTTACTGGTTATAGCTCCTTAGCAGTAGCATTAGCATTACCAGCAGACGGCAAAATAGTTGCCTGTGATGTGAGTGAAGAATATACAGCGATCGCCCGTCGTTATTGGCAAAAAGCAGGAGTCGCAGACAAAATCAACTTACAAATTGCCCCAGCCATAGAAACTCTGGAAAATTTACTCGCCAACGGAGAAGCTGCAACCTTTGATTTTGCCTTTATTGACGCGGATAAAAGTAACTATGACCCCTACTATGAACTAGCATTACAACTAATTCGTCCCGGTGGATTAATTGCCATTGATAATGTGCTTTGGTCTGGTCAAGTTGCAGACCCCCTAGTACAAGATAATAGAACTAATAAAATCCGCGCCTTAAATACCAAATTGCACCAAGATAAACGTATTTCCCTGAGTTTAGTGCCCATTGCCGATGGCTTGACATTAGCAGTAAAAAATTAA
- a CDS encoding multicopper oxidase domain-containing protein, which yields MPNNFALDRENLWSRRQILKLGLAGAGITGAAALWQNLSVGSKGLVRVPPMDTSLSSQTTNPMKMLREFEYGTVKQENGRTVREFRLTATASEMKLNSAVSYNVWHLNGRIPGPTLRAKQGDRVRIIFLNQAGHSHSLHFHGFHRAEMDGVRPVRNGSATIYEFDAEPYGVHLYHCHIEPVTRHISKGLYGMFIIDPPKARPAADEIVLVMGGYDVNEDNRNEHYAFNGIPHYYMDNPIRIYQNQLVRLYVLNLIEYESAVTFHLHANFFDVYRYGMSLTPSEKTDVITMGIAERHILEFAFPYSGKYMFHPHQDWIAEEGCMGQFEVLPNKNLQQQNS from the coding sequence ATGCCTAATAACTTTGCTCTAGATAGAGAAAATCTGTGGAGTCGTCGCCAAATTCTGAAACTAGGATTAGCTGGTGCGGGAATAACTGGTGCAGCTGCCCTGTGGCAAAACCTGAGTGTAGGAAGCAAGGGTTTAGTGCGAGTACCACCTATGGATACAAGTCTATCTTCACAGACGACTAACCCCATGAAGATGTTGAGGGAGTTTGAATATGGCACCGTGAAGCAAGAGAACGGACGTACGGTGAGAGAATTTCGCCTCACAGCAACAGCCTCTGAGATGAAGCTAAATAGTGCAGTTTCCTATAACGTCTGGCATTTAAATGGTCGCATACCAGGACCAACCCTCAGAGCAAAGCAAGGCGATCGCGTGCGGATAATATTCCTAAATCAAGCTGGACATTCCCATTCCCTACACTTCCACGGATTCCATAGAGCAGAAATGGATGGAGTTCGTCCCGTTCGCAATGGTAGTGCCACAATTTATGAGTTTGATGCAGAACCTTACGGAGTTCACCTTTACCACTGCCATATTGAACCAGTAACCCGTCACATATCCAAAGGATTGTACGGAATGTTTATTATTGATCCACCGAAAGCTCGTCCAGCAGCCGACGAAATTGTTTTAGTCATGGGTGGATATGACGTCAATGAGGATAACCGCAATGAACATTATGCTTTTAATGGGATACCTCACTACTATATGGATAATCCCATTCGCATCTACCAAAATCAGCTAGTGCGATTGTATGTACTCAATTTAATTGAATATGAATCCGCTGTCACTTTCCACCTGCACGCCAATTTTTTTGATGTTTATCGCTACGGTATGAGTCTAACTCCTAGCGAAAAAACTGATGTCATCACCATGGGTATCGCAGAGCGGCACATATTGGAGTTTGCCTTTCCCTATTCTGGCAAATACATGTTCCATCCCCATCAGGATTGGATTGCCGAAGAAGGGTGTATGGGGCAATTTGAGGTACTTCCTAATAAGAATTTGCAGCAACAAAATTCCTAA
- a CDS encoding glycosyl hydrolase family 57 has product MTTTVLPELRHGLPNICGAEANLQAITNQKEKVFLPRTNLKLENITSGFACALHMHQPTIPAGGNGALISNLQQMFEHPHDGDNHNATTFAWCYGRMGDFIPELIAQGTNPRIMLDYSGNLLWGLRQMGREDIITNLKRITCDSQYQPYVEWLGTMWSHAVIPSTPIPDIKLHIQAWQHNFAAMFGEDALKRVKGFSPPEMHLPNHPDTLFAYIKALKECGYQWLMVQEHSVELLDGSPLSQEQKYIPNQLIARNSHGETVSIIALIKTQGSDTKLVAQMQPYFEAKGKGKQQVGNINIPSLVTQIADGENGGVMMNEYPRDFFRIYHEIRDGGGNCQGTVAMNGTEYLELIMNAGVRTEDFPTCQAVQQHKIWQRVDLEKITSAAVENAIKELKASDHQFHMDGASWTNDLSWVKGYENVLEPMNQLSFLFHQKYDRLVQENPSVTQRRDYQEALLYNLLLQTSCFRYWGQGTWTDYARELYRRGEMLLKS; this is encoded by the coding sequence ATGACTACGACTGTTTTACCAGAGCTACGCCACGGATTACCCAATATCTGCGGTGCAGAAGCTAATTTGCAAGCAATTACCAACCAAAAGGAAAAAGTTTTTCTTCCGCGAACGAATCTCAAACTAGAAAACATCACCTCTGGGTTTGCCTGTGCTTTACATATGCACCAACCTACAATTCCCGCAGGTGGCAACGGTGCATTGATTAGTAACCTCCAGCAGATGTTTGAGCATCCCCACGATGGTGATAATCACAATGCCACTACCTTCGCTTGGTGCTATGGTCGAATGGGCGATTTTATACCGGAACTCATAGCCCAAGGCACTAATCCTCGCATCATGTTGGACTACTCTGGTAATTTACTCTGGGGTTTACGACAGATGGGAAGGGAGGATATTATCACTAACCTCAAGCGTATTACCTGTGACTCCCAATATCAACCCTACGTAGAATGGTTGGGAACTATGTGGAGCCACGCTGTTATCCCATCAACACCTATTCCTGACATTAAATTACATATTCAAGCATGGCAACATAATTTTGCGGCTATGTTTGGGGAAGATGCTTTGAAGCGGGTTAAGGGTTTTTCCCCACCAGAAATGCATTTACCCAACCATCCCGATACACTTTTTGCCTATATCAAAGCTCTGAAAGAATGTGGCTACCAATGGTTAATGGTACAGGAACATTCCGTCGAACTATTAGATGGTTCACCCCTCTCCCAGGAGCAGAAATATATTCCCAATCAATTAATTGCTCGCAATAGCCACGGTGAAACTGTTAGTATTATCGCCCTGATTAAAACCCAAGGCTCTGATACTAAATTAGTGGCACAGATGCAGCCCTATTTTGAAGCGAAGGGTAAGGGTAAGCAACAAGTTGGCAATATTAATATACCTTCCTTAGTCACCCAAATTGCCGATGGGGAAAATGGTGGTGTGATGATGAATGAATACCCCCGTGATTTCTTCCGCATTTATCACGAAATTCGTGATGGAGGGGGTAATTGTCAGGGAACTGTTGCCATGAATGGGACAGAGTATTTAGAATTAATCATGAATGCTGGTGTGAGAACTGAGGATTTTCCAACTTGCCAAGCAGTACAGCAACATAAAATTTGGCAACGAGTTGATTTAGAAAAAATTACATCGGCAGCAGTAGAAAATGCTATCAAAGAATTAAAGGCTAGCGATCATCAATTTCATATGGATGGAGCTTCTTGGACAAATGATTTAAGTTGGGTTAAAGGCTATGAAAATGTCCTAGAACCGATGAATCAACTCAGTTTCTTATTTCATCAAAAATACGATCGCCTAGTACAAGAAAATCCCTCTGTCACCCAAAGACGAGATTATCAAGAAGCTTTGCTTTACAATCTATTGCTACAAACTAGCTGTTTTCGATATTGGGGACAAGGAACTTGGACTGACTACGCTAGGGAGTTGTATCGTCGGGGGGAGATGTTGTTGAAATCATAA
- a CDS encoding serine/threonine-protein kinase, translated as MLGKILVGRYQILRRLGGGGFGETFVACDTQLPGKPECVVKQLHIQTQDPDTLATARRLFDTEAQVLYPLGSHDRIPQLLAYFEENQQFYLVQELVLGHDLSQELILGKPWQENQVIDLMREILEILEYVHQQKVIHRDVNPHNILRRDKDNQLILIDFGAVKQITTQVVNPQGKTKYTVAIGTPGYIPSEQAQGNPKFSSDVYAVGMIALQALTGVSPEELEIDEQSNEFNWQNQVKVSPDLAVILDKMVRYDFRQRYQNATAALEALNSLNQAQKPTVNLNLQNLPFIQKSLPALTNKPRNLLKKLAAGIMVLGLGTVSSIYILAAVNSVNTTELYKQGNTLYELQKYQDALSVYEKALKISPNYAAAWYGQGRALHQMQQYKQALSAFDRAIQLEPNYLESWIGRGLSLGKLQRYQEAIATFDKAITIDKDSPEIWNARGEVLARMQQYSQALESYEQAITLNPKSEEAWYNKGWMLQSLKRYDEAITAYDKVLELQPSNQQAWYNRGNVLVNLNRYTDAIFAYDSAIKSQPNHYQAWLAKGNILINLQKYPEAVTSFEQVIKYSPNNYSAWFGKGWALHQNQRYEAAVTAYNKAIELKRNNYQVWYNRGNSLYNLQKYQEAIASYNRAIRYKPNHPESWYSRGNALLFLKQYKEAIASYTQAIKLKPDYQQAIDSRNKAESQLPKETTEEQPKTLVIPLSIPTPSPQEERQENR; from the coding sequence ATGTTAGGAAAGATACTTGTTGGACGCTATCAAATTCTTCGTCGTTTAGGTGGTGGAGGTTTCGGAGAAACATTTGTTGCTTGTGATACCCAACTACCAGGAAAACCGGAATGTGTTGTGAAGCAACTACACATACAAACTCAAGATCCTGATACTCTTGCAACTGCCAGACGTTTATTTGATACAGAAGCGCAAGTTCTCTATCCTTTGGGTAGTCATGATCGTATTCCCCAACTTTTGGCATATTTTGAAGAAAATCAACAATTTTATCTAGTTCAAGAGTTAGTACTTGGTCATGACCTTTCCCAAGAGTTAATATTGGGAAAACCTTGGCAGGAAAATCAGGTTATTGACCTGATGCGAGAAATTTTAGAAATTTTAGAATATGTTCATCAACAAAAAGTGATTCATCGTGATGTTAATCCCCATAACATCTTGAGAAGAGACAAAGATAATCAATTAATTCTTATAGATTTTGGTGCAGTTAAACAAATCACTACCCAAGTTGTGAATCCTCAAGGTAAAACGAAATATACTGTAGCGATTGGGACTCCTGGATATATTCCTAGTGAACAAGCACAAGGCAATCCGAAGTTTAGTAGTGATGTCTATGCGGTGGGAATGATTGCTTTGCAAGCTTTAACTGGTGTGTCTCCAGAAGAATTGGAAATAGATGAACAAAGTAATGAATTTAATTGGCAAAATCAAGTTAAAGTTTCTCCAGATTTGGCGGTAATTTTAGATAAGATGGTGCGCTATGATTTTCGCCAACGCTATCAAAATGCTACAGCAGCTTTGGAAGCATTAAATTCTTTAAATCAAGCTCAAAAACCAACTGTTAATTTAAATCTGCAAAATCTGCCATTTATTCAAAAGAGTTTACCTGCTTTAACAAATAAGCCTCGGAACTTGCTAAAAAAGTTAGCAGCAGGAATTATGGTTTTAGGTTTGGGGACAGTTTCATCAATATATATTCTGGCGGCAGTTAACTCTGTAAATACGACAGAATTGTATAAGCAGGGTAATACTCTCTATGAATTGCAAAAATATCAGGATGCTTTATCGGTTTATGAAAAAGCGTTAAAAATTAGTCCTAATTATGCGGCAGCTTGGTATGGTCAAGGTAGAGCTTTACATCAGATGCAGCAATATAAACAAGCATTATCTGCTTTTGACCGAGCGATTCAGTTGGAACCTAATTATTTAGAATCATGGATAGGTAGGGGACTATCCCTAGGAAAATTACAGCGATATCAAGAGGCGATCGCCACCTTTGATAAAGCAATCACCATTGATAAAGATTCCCCAGAAATTTGGAACGCTAGGGGCGAAGTGCTGGCACGAATGCAACAATATAGCCAAGCTCTGGAATCCTATGAGCAGGCAATTACCTTAAATCCCAAGTCTGAAGAAGCTTGGTACAATAAGGGCTGGATGCTGCAAAGTCTTAAACGCTACGATGAAGCCATCACTGCCTATGATAAGGTCTTAGAATTACAACCTAGTAATCAGCAAGCTTGGTATAATCGCGGCAATGTCCTCGTAAATTTAAACCGTTATACCGATGCTATCTTCGCCTACGATTCCGCGATCAAATCCCAGCCGAATCATTATCAAGCTTGGTTAGCTAAAGGTAATATCCTCATCAATTTACAGAAATATCCAGAGGCTGTGACATCCTTTGAGCAGGTAATTAAATATAGCCCCAATAATTATAGTGCTTGGTTTGGCAAAGGTTGGGCACTCCATCAAAATCAACGTTATGAGGCAGCTGTCACAGCTTATAACAAAGCCATTGAGTTAAAACGTAATAATTATCAAGTTTGGTACAATCGCGGCAATTCTCTCTACAATTTGCAAAAGTACCAAGAGGCGATCGCCTCCTATAATCGAGCCATCCGTTACAAACCTAACCATCCGGAAAGCTGGTATAGTCGCGGCAATGCTTTGTTATTTTTGAAACAATACAAAGAGGCGATCGCCTCCTACACCCAAGCCATAAAACTCAAACCAGACTACCAGCAAGCAATTGACTCCCGCAATAAAGCAGAGAGCCAATTACCAAAGGAAACTACTGAAGAACAACCCAAGACATTGGTAATTCCCCTGAGCATACCTACCCCTTCTCCCCAGGAAGAAAGGCAAGAAAATCGCTAA
- a CDS encoding alanine--glyoxylate aminotransferase family protein — translation MMPTISINNSQKLNLSPLKMPERLLLGPGPSNAHPAVLQAMNTTPVGHLDPTFLALMDEIQSLLRYVWQTENPLTIAVSGTGTAAMEATLANVVEAGDGVLIGVSGYFGNRLVDMAGRYGAEVKTINKPWGEVFSLDELRAAMATHRPRILALVHAETSTGARQPLEGVGELCREYGCLLLVDTVTSLGGVPIYLDEWGVDLAYSCSQKGLGCPPGASPFTMSARAMEKLQQRSSKVKNWYLDMLLLGKYWGSERVYHHTAPINLYYALREALRLLAEEGVENSWQRHQRNVEYLWENLESIGLTLHVEKQYRLPTLTTVRVPEGKDGKAIASKLLQDYNIEIGNGLGELAGKVWRVGLMGYNSRPESVDQLIAAFKEVLK, via the coding sequence ATCATGCCAACAATCAGTATCAATAACAGTCAAAAATTAAACCTTAGTCCCTTGAAAATGCCAGAGCGCCTGCTTTTAGGTCCTGGTCCCTCCAATGCTCATCCAGCAGTCTTACAGGCAATGAATACTACACCTGTGGGACATCTTGACCCGACTTTTTTGGCTTTGATGGATGAGATTCAGTCTTTGTTACGTTATGTGTGGCAGACAGAAAATCCTTTAACGATCGCCGTCAGTGGTACGGGTACTGCGGCAATGGAAGCGACTTTGGCAAATGTCGTAGAAGCGGGGGATGGGGTTTTAATTGGTGTCTCTGGATACTTTGGTAACCGTCTAGTGGATATGGCTGGACGCTATGGTGCAGAGGTGAAAACGATTAATAAGCCCTGGGGCGAAGTCTTCTCTCTGGATGAATTACGGGCAGCAATGGCTACTCACCGTCCCCGGATTCTTGCCCTAGTTCATGCGGAAACTTCTACGGGGGCACGCCAACCCCTTGAAGGTGTGGGAGAATTGTGTCGAGAATATGGCTGTTTATTATTAGTCGATACTGTCACTAGTTTGGGTGGTGTGCCAATTTACCTGGATGAATGGGGTGTGGATTTGGCTTATAGTTGCAGCCAAAAGGGATTAGGTTGTCCCCCTGGAGCTTCTCCTTTTACGATGAGCGCTAGGGCTATGGAAAAGTTACAACAACGTTCCAGCAAGGTGAAAAACTGGTATTTGGATATGTTGTTGCTAGGTAAATATTGGGGTAGTGAGAGAGTTTATCATCATACCGCACCGATTAACCTCTATTATGCTCTGCGGGAAGCATTACGGTTACTGGCAGAGGAAGGTGTGGAAAATTCTTGGCAGCGTCACCAAAGAAATGTAGAGTATCTTTGGGAAAATTTAGAAAGTATTGGTTTGACGTTACATGTGGAGAAACAGTATCGCTTACCGACTCTGACTACAGTACGAGTTCCTGAAGGGAAAGATGGCAAGGCGATCGCCAGCAAACTTTTACAGGATTACAATATCGAAATCGGTAATGGTTTAGGTGAACTTGCGGGGAAAGTTTGGCGAGTTGGTTTGATGGGTTACAACAGTCGCCCTGAAAGTGTTGATCAGTTAATTGCTGCTTTTAAAGAAGTGTTGAAATAG
- a CDS encoding S-layer homology domain-containing protein, which yields MLPSDPKTPSDSLGFDDFIGILVAFGTIGAILFWGFTRKDTGWNLGNVNSPSANVTPTVVATGKSIALPQSNPEVKTDISSAGVTPPSVVITSPVASPIPSPQVEISPTASLNLATKTFPENNSTNKTVIPPPIIFTDLPSNHWSRKFINALSSRNIIKGFDDYSFRPNQAVNRAEYAAILKQAFNQKLRQQGLSFQDVPTNYWAGNAINQSIGMGFLKGYPNNTFNPNQRIPRVQVLVSLVSGLGLKPPSNLAKVVSIYKDAKDIPPYAVNAIAAATKNGLVVNYPDRAFLNPNQPATRGEVAVMIHQALVKTGRLEKTSSPYLVSAPQ from the coding sequence ATGCTTCCCTCCGATCCGAAAACACCTTCAGACTCCCTTGGCTTTGATGATTTTATTGGTATCCTAGTCGCTTTTGGCACAATTGGGGCTATTTTATTTTGGGGATTTACCCGTAAAGATACAGGCTGGAACTTGGGTAATGTCAACTCACCATCCGCAAATGTGACACCAACTGTAGTTGCGACAGGTAAATCCATAGCACTCCCTCAGTCAAATCCAGAAGTCAAGACAGATATTTCATCTGCGGGAGTGACTCCACCATCTGTAGTAATCACTTCTCCCGTTGCTTCTCCTATTCCATCCCCCCAAGTTGAGATATCTCCGACTGCTTCTCTGAATTTAGCGACTAAAACCTTTCCAGAAAACAACTCGACAAATAAGACGGTGATTCCTCCACCAATCATTTTCACCGATTTGCCTAGTAATCACTGGAGTCGCAAATTTATCAATGCCCTATCTTCCCGTAATATTATTAAAGGCTTTGATGATTACAGTTTTCGACCGAATCAAGCGGTAAATCGTGCCGAATATGCGGCGATTCTCAAACAAGCTTTTAATCAAAAATTGCGGCAACAGGGGCTAAGTTTTCAAGATGTGCCGACAAATTACTGGGCAGGTAATGCTATCAACCAATCTATTGGTATGGGATTTTTGAAAGGTTATCCCAATAATACCTTTAACCCCAATCAGAGAATTCCCCGTGTGCAAGTTTTGGTGTCTTTGGTGAGTGGGTTAGGTTTAAAACCTCCGAGTAATCTGGCAAAAGTCGTCAGTATTTACAAGGATGCCAAAGATATTCCACCCTATGCGGTGAATGCGATCGCTGCGGCAACAAAGAATGGTTTAGTTGTGAATTATCCCGATCGCGCTTTCTTGAATCCGAATCAACCTGCAACCCGTGGTGAAGTTGCTGTGATGATACACCAAGCTTTGGTGAAAACAGGTAGGCTAGAAAAAACCTCATCTCCCTATCTTGTCAGCGCACCTCAGTAA
- a CDS encoding phosphoribulokinase, producing MSRPIILGIVGDSAAGKTTLTKGIAQVLGPENVTVICTDDYHRYDRQQRAEIGITALHPDCNYLDIMQQHLSLLRMGQPILKPVYSHKTGSFEPPVYIKPSKFVIIEGLLGYSTRLARDAYDVKVYLAPPESLRTKWKVKRDTQKRGYTEEQVLAEMQKREPDSEEFIRPQRQWSDIVISFYPPSEEDNSQTNGHLNVRLVLRPAIPHPDFTDIIQFSNGDSTSAIRLGLDRDMGKPVDVLEVDGHATLEQVNKLEHLICSDMPHLRSVCDRESNPELGKVAGTTGEVIQSYPLALTQLLITYHMLKATQIHS from the coding sequence ATGAGCCGTCCAATAATTTTAGGTATAGTCGGTGACAGTGCTGCGGGTAAAACTACGCTGACAAAGGGCATTGCTCAAGTACTTGGACCCGAAAATGTGACTGTGATATGTACAGATGATTACCATAGATATGATCGCCAACAAAGGGCAGAAATTGGTATTACCGCCCTACACCCAGACTGTAACTATCTAGATATCATGCAGCAACACCTGTCCTTGTTAAGAATGGGACAGCCAATTCTCAAACCAGTTTATAGCCATAAAACAGGTTCCTTTGAACCACCTGTCTATATCAAACCCAGTAAATTTGTGATTATTGAGGGATTGCTCGGTTATTCCACTCGCTTGGCGCGGGATGCCTATGATGTGAAAGTATATTTGGCTCCTCCCGAATCTCTACGGACAAAATGGAAAGTCAAGCGTGATACACAAAAGCGTGGATATACGGAAGAGCAAGTATTGGCGGAAATGCAGAAGCGAGAACCGGATTCTGAAGAATTCATCCGTCCCCAGCGTCAATGGTCGGATATTGTAATCAGTTTTTACCCACCTTCAGAAGAAGATAATAGCCAAACCAATGGACATTTAAACGTCCGTTTAGTTCTACGTCCAGCAATTCCCCATCCTGATTTTACCGACATTATCCAATTTAGTAACGGTGATTCGACCTCCGCAATTCGCCTGGGATTAGATCGGGATATGGGAAAACCCGTAGATGTGCTAGAAGTTGATGGTCATGCCACTTTAGAGCAAGTGAATAAATTAGAACATTTAATTTGCTCAGATATGCCACATCTAAGAAGTGTGTGCGATCGCGAAAGTAATCCCGAGCTAGGCAAAGTTGCAGGAACAACAGGAGAGGTGATTCAGAGTTACCCCCTGGCTTTAACCCAACTACTAATTACTTACCATATGCTCAAAGCTACACAGATTCATAGCTAG
- a CDS encoding Spy/CpxP family protein refolding chaperone, with the protein MTRTGKYLMGMHKLSLVLATVALGCSAIAYPVKAENLSSSPLLIAQDYSGKKSGMQDLGLSPEQKAKIKAIRQATREEIQKRLTPEQRQQWQTMKQNRQGGKKGEGWRSLNLSETQKTEIRQLMESQKSQINAVLTEEQRQKLEQSRQARRDRRQQNRPNN; encoded by the coding sequence ATGACGCGAACAGGAAAATATCTCATGGGAATGCACAAATTATCTTTAGTATTGGCAACAGTTGCTTTAGGTTGTAGCGCGATCGCCTATCCAGTCAAGGCAGAAAATCTTTCATCCTCACCGTTACTGATTGCCCAAGATTATTCTGGGAAAAAGTCGGGAATGCAAGACTTAGGACTTTCCCCTGAGCAAAAAGCCAAAATTAAGGCAATTCGTCAAGCTACCCGCGAGGAAATTCAGAAACGTCTCACCCCTGAGCAGCGTCAGCAATGGCAAACCATGAAGCAAAATCGTCAAGGTGGCAAAAAAGGTGAAGGTTGGCGCTCCTTGAATTTGAGCGAAACTCAAAAAACAGAAATTCGTCAACTGATGGAATCTCAAAAGAGCCAAATCAACGCAGTGTTGACAGAGGAACAAAGACAAAAGCTAGAACAGTCTCGTCAAGCAAGACGCGATCGCCGTCAGCAAAATCGTCCAAATAACTAG